In one Chitinophaga sancti genomic region, the following are encoded:
- a CDS encoding DUF6600 domain-containing protein: MKNITRYISAIAIAASFAAIPGMSCVAARPPQDFQVSVGGFYDALSPYGRWVNYQGYGDCWIPNAGPDFQPYASNGHWVYTDYGWTWMSDYDWGWAPFHYGRWTFDDYYGWIWVPGYEWGPAWVSWRNSNDYYGWAPLGPGMTIGLSVNIPLTYWSFVPCQYITNTYVSRYYVPRNTRVEVFNHTTIINNTTIINNRTYYRGPATRDVERYTRSNIQPRRIMDSDRPGRGSIGNDQVRVYRPNPNDLRQGQQNRNFSSGNGYNRNNFDRPNSPNNNNNIPNRVDNRNNNYPGRDNNNNSVPNRGDNRNNNNYPGRDNNNNSVPNRDNNNNNFPGRVDRGNNNTYPNRDNNNNNNIPNRDNNTIPNRVDNRNNNNNTNNINNDRNDNRNSDRGFDRNNNSYRPDRTTPSTSTPNTSTRTQVNDQQRIQQQQMQQQQQQERARQQQQQQEQQRAQQQQQQEQQQRIQQQQQEQQQRAQQQQQEQQQRIQQQQQQQRAQQEQMQRQQQEQQQRAQQQQQQERARQQQDQQQRAQQQQQQQQQQQQQQQPQPSRTAPRSRN; encoded by the coding sequence ATGAAAAACATCACACGATATATTTCCGCAATAGCTATAGCAGCCTCTTTTGCTGCAATCCCAGGCATGTCCTGTGTCGCCGCCCGCCCTCCGCAAGACTTCCAGGTTTCCGTTGGTGGATTCTACGACGCCCTCAGCCCCTATGGCCGCTGGGTGAACTATCAGGGTTATGGCGACTGCTGGATTCCAAATGCCGGACCCGATTTCCAACCTTATGCCTCCAATGGCCACTGGGTATACACCGACTACGGTTGGACCTGGATGTCCGATTATGATTGGGGATGGGCTCCCTTCCACTATGGTCGCTGGACATTTGACGACTATTATGGATGGATCTGGGTGCCTGGTTATGAGTGGGGACCAGCATGGGTAAGCTGGAGAAATAGTAACGATTATTATGGTTGGGCGCCTTTAGGCCCAGGTATGACTATCGGATTAAGTGTGAATATCCCGCTTACTTACTGGTCATTCGTTCCTTGTCAATATATTACTAATACATATGTAAGCCGCTATTATGTACCACGCAATACAAGAGTAGAAGTGTTCAACCATACAACCATCATTAATAATACCACTATTATTAATAACCGCACTTACTACCGTGGCCCGGCTACCAGAGACGTAGAACGTTATACCAGATCCAATATCCAGCCAAGACGTATCATGGATAGTGATCGCCCAGGCCGCGGATCAATAGGTAATGACCAGGTTCGTGTTTACCGTCCTAACCCAAATGACTTACGTCAGGGTCAGCAGAATAGAAATTTCTCAAGCGGTAATGGCTATAACAGGAACAACTTTGACAGACCTAATTCACCGAATAATAATAACAACATACCTAATAGAGTAGATAACAGGAATAATAATTACCCCGGCAGGGATAATAACAATAATAGTGTACCTAACAGGGGAGATAACAGGAATAATAATAATTACCCTGGCAGAGATAATAACAATAATAGTGTACCTAACAGGGATAATAATAACAATAACTTTCCTGGAAGAGTAGATAGAGGAAACAATAACACTTATCCTAACAGGGATAATAATAACAATAATAACATTCCTAACAGGGATAACAATACCATCCCAAATAGGGTGGATAACAGAAACAATAATAATAACACAAACAACATTAACAATGACCGGAATGACAATCGCAATTCTGACAGGGGCTTTGACCGGAATAACAATTCTTACAGGCCTGATCGTACCACGCCTTCAACGTCTACGCCCAATACCAGTACGCGCACGCAGGTAAATGATCAGCAACGTATCCAGCAGCAGCAAATGCAACAACAGCAGCAACAGGAACGTGCCCGTCAACAACAGCAACAGCAGGAGCAGCAACGTGCACAGCAACAACAGCAGCAGGAGCAACAGCAAAGGATACAACAACAGCAACAGGAACAACAGCAGAGAGCACAGCAACAACAACAGGAACAGCAACAACGTATCCAGCAGCAACAGCAGCAACAAAGAGCACAACAGGAACAAATGCAAAGGCAACAACAGGAACAACAGCAAAGAGCTCAACAGCAACAACAACAGGAACGTGCCCGCCAGCAGCAGGATCAACAACAACGTGCCCAACAGCAGCAACAACAGCAACAGCAGCAGCAACAGCAGCAGCAACCACAACCTTCACGTACTGCACCACGCAGTAGAAATTAA
- a CDS encoding GNAT family N-acetyltransferase, producing the protein MLSFQPKNIISPEVIELYEAAFPEAERRPLPAQQRLLREGALQLLEIREAGHFVGFIFCWALTDFTFIEHFAIDPVKRGRGTGTKVITLLFEKYGRLVLETEPPRTIDAQRRIRFYEALGFGAFPALYLQPAYRAGGAPLTLILMQKGMFLQEHTFTKVSNEIYREVYGL; encoded by the coding sequence ATGTTATCATTCCAGCCGAAAAATATTATTTCACCGGAAGTTATTGAACTATATGAGGCGGCTTTTCCTGAAGCGGAGCGGCGGCCTTTGCCTGCGCAGCAGCGATTGTTGCGGGAGGGGGCATTGCAGTTGCTGGAGATAAGGGAGGCTGGCCATTTTGTGGGATTTATATTTTGCTGGGCATTGACGGATTTCACGTTTATAGAGCATTTTGCGATTGATCCTGTAAAGCGGGGGCGTGGAACGGGTACGAAGGTGATTACCTTATTATTTGAGAAATATGGTCGGCTGGTATTGGAAACGGAGCCACCGCGTACGATAGATGCGCAGAGAAGGATTCGTTTTTATGAGGCTCTGGGTTTCGGAGCATTTCCTGCACTTTATTTACAGCCAGCTTACAGGGCGGGTGGGGCGCCACTAACATTGATATTAATGCAGAAAGGTATGTTCCTCCAGGAACATACCTTTACAAAAGTCAGCAATGAAATATATCGGGAGGTTTATGGTCTCTGA